Proteins encoded in a region of the Ignavibacteriales bacterium genome:
- a CDS encoding HAMP domain-containing histidine kinase: MTAINIVIFFLVLLLFNILLMFLIYFILHNNLDNRIAHEIENISKGLSVNKNSITVIDSSEFYESDLYEYKSTSYFLQIFNLQKKQIINSRNINLYKYIPYTEFDTTKIQSTNSYSFEGKNFRAGYLKLMNTDGNHEATLRLSIFERDFEIIVNQLIMFNLIGFFIIALIIIAASVLAAKKTFKPINNIIDNANRFNAENLSKRISVKADPLDEIGRLRDTLNGLFQRIEDHVNEITHFSDHVSHQLMNPLTAIRTEIEYQLKKERTADQYKEALVGFEGQVDNLINIIKTLLMIAKSGKIKSECKKVFSLSKLIRGDVLNYFKNYKIKYEIEDNLYLRGESEKVYMVLQNLIHNALKYSPESEEVLVIAKSLNDKIVVSVQDNGIGINDFEKANIFQKFYRTPQAEKLGIKGFGLGLSLVKSIVEEASGSIEVIDNKPNGTIFNIYFKRIELN; this comes from the coding sequence TTGACAGCAATAAATATTGTTATTTTTTTCTTAGTACTATTGCTCTTTAATATCCTGCTCATGTTTTTAATTTATTTTATTCTTCATAATAATCTTGATAATAGAATTGCTCATGAAATCGAAAATATCAGCAAAGGATTATCCGTAAATAAAAATTCCATAACTGTAATTGATTCGAGTGAGTTTTATGAATCCGATCTATATGAATACAAGTCAACATCCTACTTCCTTCAGATATTCAATCTTCAAAAAAAACAAATAATAAACAGCAGAAATATTAATCTTTATAAATATATTCCTTATACTGAATTTGATACAACTAAAATTCAATCCACGAACAGTTACAGTTTCGAGGGAAAAAACTTCAGAGCAGGTTATCTAAAATTAATGAATACCGATGGAAATCATGAAGCTACATTGCGGCTAAGTATATTTGAAAGAGACTTTGAAATTATAGTTAATCAATTAATTATGTTCAACCTTATAGGTTTTTTCATTATAGCTTTGATTATTATTGCAGCCAGTGTTTTAGCCGCTAAAAAAACTTTCAAACCGATAAATAATATAATTGATAACGCAAACAGATTTAATGCTGAAAACCTGAGTAAAAGAATCAGTGTTAAGGCTGACCCGCTGGATGAGATAGGACGACTAAGAGATACATTAAACGGCCTGTTTCAAAGAATTGAAGACCACGTAAATGAGATAACACATTTCTCCGATCATGTATCGCATCAGTTAATGAACCCATTAACTGCAATTCGGACCGAGATCGAATATCAGTTAAAAAAAGAAAGAACTGCTGATCAGTACAAGGAAGCTTTGGTAGGGTTTGAGGGACAGGTAGATAACCTTATCAATATCATTAAAACGTTATTGATGATTGCTAAGAGCGGAAAAATAAAATCAGAATGCAAAAAGGTTTTTAGTTTGAGTAAGTTAATCAGAGGTGATGTCCTTAATTATTTTAAGAATTACAAAATAAAATATGAAATAGAAGACAATCTTTATTTGCGAGGTGAATCAGAAAAAGTATATATGGTTTTGCAAAACCTGATTCATAACGCACTTAAATATTCACCCGAATCGGAGGAAGTACTCGTAATAGCAAAATCTTTAAATGATAAAATAGTTGTCTCGGTACAGGATAATGGGATTGGGATTAATGATTTTGAGAAAGCTAACATCTTCCAAAAATTTTATCGTACGCCGCAGGCTGAAAAATTAGGTATAAAGGGTTTTGGCTTGGGCTTAAGTCTCGTAAAATCAATAGTAGAGGAAGCATCCGGTTCAATCGAAGTGATTGATAATAAACCAAATGGAACTATTTTTAATATTTATTTCAAACGCATTGAATTGAATTAG